In Rutidosis leptorrhynchoides isolate AG116_Rl617_1_P2 chromosome 2, CSIRO_AGI_Rlap_v1, whole genome shotgun sequence, one genomic interval encodes:
- the LOC139893010 gene encoding probable inactive receptor kinase At5g58300 isoform X1, with product MVNLVKHQLISATIFILLLHNLYITTADLTSDAQSLLKFASAVPHLRKLNWNSSIPICTSWVGIKCNDDQTRVTAIHLPGIGLYGQIPVNTIGKLDALKILSLRSNFLSGNLPSDIPSIQSLQSLYLQHNNFSGQIPILISPQMSVLDLSFNSFSGNIPDTINNLTRLTSLNLQFNSFSGNFPNITLNRLRFLNVSHNMLNGSVPVSLQKFPVSSFEGNTFLCGPPLSQCSTLTSSNGLPSIPTHSTKHKKLNLGVIIAIVLGGLLFLVLLFMLLFFCFKKKNEDSVSELKVQAVAPGKNEKSDDFGSGVQAAEKNKLVFFEGSVYNFDLEDLLRASAEVLGKGSYGTAYKAILDEETTVVVKRIREVGVPKKDFEQHMEFVGRLGRHPNIVPLCAYYWSKDEKLLVYEYMHTGSLSSLLHGNRGIGRTPLDWDSRVKISLEAAKGIAHIHSEGGAKFAHGNIKSSNILLTRDLDGCVSDLGLAPLMTFLPTKSRCIGYYAPEVIETRKFTHKSDVYSFGVLLLEILTGKAPIPSSGQDDVVDLPRWVRSVVREEWTAEVFDVELMKQQHVEEEMVQMLQIGLACVTRVPDMRPSMEEVVKMIVDLRLSDSSDYRASSEDNKSNVVTP from the exons ATGGTAAATTTGGTGAAGCATCAACTAATATCAGCTACCATATTCATCCTCCTACTTCACAACCTTTATATCACAACTGCTGATCTAACATCTGACGCTCAATCTCTTCTCAAATTTGCGTCAGCGGTCCCACACCTTCGAAAACTTAACTGGAATTCATCTATTCCTATTTGCACTTCTTGGGTTGGTATCAAATGCAACGATGATCAAACACGAGTTACCGCCATTCATCTCCCGGGAATCGGACTTTACGGTCAAATCCCGGTCAACACAATCGGAAAACTCGACGCTCTCAAAATTCTCAGTTTACGGTCCAATTTTCTTAGTGGAAATCTTCCTTCTGATATACCGTCTATCCAGTCTCTTCAATCTTTATACCTCCAACATAACAACTTCTCGGGTCAAATCCCGATTCTTATCTCCCCGCAAATGTCGGTACTTGATCTCTCGTTTAACTCTTTCTCGGGTAACATCCCCGACACGATAAACAATTTGACCCGACTCACTTCATTGAATCTCCAGTTCAATTCATTTTCAGGAAATTTTCCCAATATTACCCTTAACCGACTCCGGTTTCTAAACGTTAGCCATAACATGCTAAACGGATCGGTTCCAGTCTCCCTTCAGAAATTTCCAGTTTCTTCATTCGAAGGAAACACTTTCTTATGTGGGCCCCCTTTGAGTCAATGTTCAACTTTGACTTCCTCGAATGGTCTCCCGTCCATCCCAACACACTCAACAAAACATAAGAAACTAAACCTTGGTGTAATTATCGCCATTGTTTTAGGAGGCTTATTGTTCCTAGTTTTACTTTTCATGTTATTATTCTTTTGTTTTAAGAAGAAAAACGAAGATTCGGTTAGTGAGTTAAAAGTCCAAGCTGTAGCACCGGGTAAAAACGAAAAATCTGATGACTTTGGAAGTGGGGTCCAAGCAGCCGAAAAAAACAAGCTGGTTTTTTTTGAAGGAAGCGTTTATAACTTCGATTTAGAAGATTTGTTGAGGGCGTCGGCTGAAGTTCTTGGAAAAGGGAGTTACGGGACGGCGTATAAAGCTATTTTGGATGAGGAAACAACGGTGGTCGTAAAACGGATACGTGAAGTCGGGGTTCCGAAAAAAGACTTTGAACAGCATATGGAGTTTGTAGGGAGGTTAGGAAGGCACCCGAATATTGTACCGTTATGTGCTTATTATTGGTCGAAAGACGAAAAACTTCTTGTGTATGAGTACATGCACACTGGCAGTCTCTCATCTCTTTTACATG GTAACAGAGGAATAGGAAGAACACCATTAGATTGGGATTCAAGAGTAAAGATATCGCTCGAAGCTGCAAAAGGAATCGCCCATATTCACTCAGAAGGAGGTGCAAAGTTTGCCCACGGAAACATAAAATCGTCAAACATTCTTTTGACCCGAGACCTCGACGGTTGCGTATCCGATCTGGGTTTAGCCCCATTAATGACCTTTCTTCCTACCAAATCCCGCTGCATAGGATACTACGCACCAGAAGTGATCGAAACCCGAAAATTCACTCATAAATCAGACGTTTACAGCTTCGGTGTTCTCCTTCTCGAGATCTTAACGGGCAAAGCGCCTATCCCATCATCGGGTCAAGATGATGTGGTTGACCTGCCCAGGTGGGTCCGGTCGGTTGTGCGTGAAGAATGGACTGCAGAAGTATTCGATGTTGAATTAATGAAACAACAACATGTTGAAGAGGAAATGGTGCAGATGCTTCAAATTGGACTTGCTTGTGTGACTAGGGTTCCTGATATGAGACCATCAATGGAAGAAGTTGTTAAGATGATCGTTGATTTACGACTGTCGGATTCGTCTGATTATCGAGCGTCTTCTGAAGATAATAAGTCTAATGTTGTGACTCCATGA
- the LOC139893010 gene encoding probable inactive receptor kinase At5g58300 isoform X2, with protein MLLISSSVIFFFFYLLLLLYITTADLTSDAQSLLKFASAVPHLRKLNWNSSIPICTSWVGIKCNDDQTRVTAIHLPGIGLYGQIPVNTIGKLDALKILSLRSNFLSGNLPSDIPSIQSLQSLYLQHNNFSGQIPILISPQMSVLDLSFNSFSGNIPDTINNLTRLTSLNLQFNSFSGNFPNITLNRLRFLNVSHNMLNGSVPVSLQKFPVSSFEGNTFLCGPPLSQCSTLTSSNGLPSIPTHSTKHKKLNLGVIIAIVLGGLLFLVLLFMLLFFCFKKKNEDSVSELKVQAVAPGKNEKSDDFGSGVQAAEKNKLVFFEGSVYNFDLEDLLRASAEVLGKGSYGTAYKAILDEETTVVVKRIREVGVPKKDFEQHMEFVGRLGRHPNIVPLCAYYWSKDEKLLVYEYMHTGSLSSLLHGNRGIGRTPLDWDSRVKISLEAAKGIAHIHSEGGAKFAHGNIKSSNILLTRDLDGCVSDLGLAPLMTFLPTKSRCIGYYAPEVIETRKFTHKSDVYSFGVLLLEILTGKAPIPSSGQDDVVDLPRWVRSVVREEWTAEVFDVELMKQQHVEEEMVQMLQIGLACVTRVPDMRPSMEEVVKMIVDLRLSDSSDYRASSEDNKSNVVTP; from the exons ATGCTGCTTATCTCAAGttctgttatattttttttcttctatctattattatta CTTTATATCACAACTGCTGATCTAACATCTGACGCTCAATCTCTTCTCAAATTTGCGTCAGCGGTCCCACACCTTCGAAAACTTAACTGGAATTCATCTATTCCTATTTGCACTTCTTGGGTTGGTATCAAATGCAACGATGATCAAACACGAGTTACCGCCATTCATCTCCCGGGAATCGGACTTTACGGTCAAATCCCGGTCAACACAATCGGAAAACTCGACGCTCTCAAAATTCTCAGTTTACGGTCCAATTTTCTTAGTGGAAATCTTCCTTCTGATATACCGTCTATCCAGTCTCTTCAATCTTTATACCTCCAACATAACAACTTCTCGGGTCAAATCCCGATTCTTATCTCCCCGCAAATGTCGGTACTTGATCTCTCGTTTAACTCTTTCTCGGGTAACATCCCCGACACGATAAACAATTTGACCCGACTCACTTCATTGAATCTCCAGTTCAATTCATTTTCAGGAAATTTTCCCAATATTACCCTTAACCGACTCCGGTTTCTAAACGTTAGCCATAACATGCTAAACGGATCGGTTCCAGTCTCCCTTCAGAAATTTCCAGTTTCTTCATTCGAAGGAAACACTTTCTTATGTGGGCCCCCTTTGAGTCAATGTTCAACTTTGACTTCCTCGAATGGTCTCCCGTCCATCCCAACACACTCAACAAAACATAAGAAACTAAACCTTGGTGTAATTATCGCCATTGTTTTAGGAGGCTTATTGTTCCTAGTTTTACTTTTCATGTTATTATTCTTTTGTTTTAAGAAGAAAAACGAAGATTCGGTTAGTGAGTTAAAAGTCCAAGCTGTAGCACCGGGTAAAAACGAAAAATCTGATGACTTTGGAAGTGGGGTCCAAGCAGCCGAAAAAAACAAGCTGGTTTTTTTTGAAGGAAGCGTTTATAACTTCGATTTAGAAGATTTGTTGAGGGCGTCGGCTGAAGTTCTTGGAAAAGGGAGTTACGGGACGGCGTATAAAGCTATTTTGGATGAGGAAACAACGGTGGTCGTAAAACGGATACGTGAAGTCGGGGTTCCGAAAAAAGACTTTGAACAGCATATGGAGTTTGTAGGGAGGTTAGGAAGGCACCCGAATATTGTACCGTTATGTGCTTATTATTGGTCGAAAGACGAAAAACTTCTTGTGTATGAGTACATGCACACTGGCAGTCTCTCATCTCTTTTACATG GTAACAGAGGAATAGGAAGAACACCATTAGATTGGGATTCAAGAGTAAAGATATCGCTCGAAGCTGCAAAAGGAATCGCCCATATTCACTCAGAAGGAGGTGCAAAGTTTGCCCACGGAAACATAAAATCGTCAAACATTCTTTTGACCCGAGACCTCGACGGTTGCGTATCCGATCTGGGTTTAGCCCCATTAATGACCTTTCTTCCTACCAAATCCCGCTGCATAGGATACTACGCACCAGAAGTGATCGAAACCCGAAAATTCACTCATAAATCAGACGTTTACAGCTTCGGTGTTCTCCTTCTCGAGATCTTAACGGGCAAAGCGCCTATCCCATCATCGGGTCAAGATGATGTGGTTGACCTGCCCAGGTGGGTCCGGTCGGTTGTGCGTGAAGAATGGACTGCAGAAGTATTCGATGTTGAATTAATGAAACAACAACATGTTGAAGAGGAAATGGTGCAGATGCTTCAAATTGGACTTGCTTGTGTGACTAGGGTTCCTGATATGAGACCATCAATGGAAGAAGTTGTTAAGATGATCGTTGATTTACGACTGTCGGATTCGTCTGATTATCGAGCGTCTTCTGAAGATAATAAGTCTAATGTTGTGACTCCATGA